In a single window of the Aridibaculum aurantiacum genome:
- a CDS encoding T9SS type A sorting domain-containing protein, translated as MRKIYVALSMAACTGFGYQAYAQPASVVLIPNSGTQLLFPSITSAYAAIPASPSQNYTIEILPTYNGTDASEVYPIQLTDKGLTAGGPTITIRPAAGNNGETIQRVTPAAGAVIQFNGADNVILDGRPGGVPSSTANYLTVNDPTIGNNASRNIELLNSANNNTIQFINSIAAEATATAGSRNIFVAGTTSTPNNNNTIQNNVVTGGLRGVQDFGTSDALANSGTRVLNNLVRNFGAIGIFAGSGQQNMVIQGNTISLDNFNVVTTAVSGISQQSTNATNNSTISDNTISMTTSSTSVNSFSGISNSASGTNNLFRNTITALSIPTNPAATSNFIVGISLGTATGGSVATFNVSKNKLSGLSSTGAANIRGMSIFPLGGSTLNIDNNFVAVTSDNASATAVFGILLGNTTGANYTTNLYFNSIRLGGSSSTTGVSAYGIFKADANTSSVFNMMNNISVVDRDNATGMYWSNTTGTISADHNNFHGSGFAASFAAAIQTSSTTLNGYSNANLAAYKTAIAPQEQNTTFSPVTFVSNTDLHLAPPSTTDPTLKGVPVTGITTDIDDNPRPATAPTKGADEPGGPVPVQLFTFTGAAKGTYNQLQWATASESNNAGFQLQRSTDGVDFRPLGFVPSKSDNGNSAVTLNYSFDDMKPFSASSYYRLKQVDKDGRFTYSNIVTIKGKGVTTVSISNLYPNPVKDNFNVVIGTAKSGNLSVVVTDAAGKNVLQRNVSVKEGDNIIPFNSASLQPGVYMIRVVHQGTLETSQVQFVK; from the coding sequence ATGAGAAAAATTTACGTAGCACTTTCTATGGCTGCATGTACTGGTTTTGGATACCAGGCGTATGCACAACCTGCATCAGTAGTATTGATACCGAATTCCGGTACACAACTGTTATTTCCAAGTATCACTTCGGCTTATGCGGCCATTCCTGCATCACCATCGCAGAATTACACCATTGAGATATTACCTACTTACAATGGAACAGATGCAAGCGAAGTATATCCTATTCAATTAACTGATAAAGGTCTTACTGCCGGTGGACCAACCATCACTATTCGTCCGGCTGCCGGTAATAATGGTGAAACAATTCAACGTGTTACGCCTGCTGCAGGAGCAGTAATCCAGTTCAATGGTGCAGACAATGTAATCTTAGACGGCAGACCAGGAGGAGTCCCATCGTCAACCGCTAACTACCTTACGGTTAATGATCCAACAATTGGTAACAACGCAAGCAGAAATATCGAACTTCTTAATTCTGCTAACAACAATACCATCCAGTTTATCAATTCAATTGCCGCAGAAGCAACAGCAACTGCTGGTTCAAGAAACATTTTTGTAGCAGGAACTACAAGTACGCCTAACAACAACAACACCATTCAAAACAACGTTGTTACTGGTGGATTACGTGGGGTACAGGATTTTGGAACCAGTGATGCATTAGCCAATTCTGGTACAAGGGTTTTGAATAACCTGGTTAGGAATTTTGGTGCTATCGGAATTTTTGCTGGAAGCGGCCAGCAGAACATGGTGATCCAGGGAAATACTATTTCACTAGATAACTTCAACGTTGTGACAACAGCTGTTTCAGGCATTTCTCAACAGTCTACCAATGCTACCAATAATTCTACCATTTCAGATAATACCATTTCTATGACCACCAGCTCTACAAGTGTGAATAGTTTTAGTGGTATCAGCAATTCTGCAAGTGGAACAAATAATTTGTTTCGTAATACTATAACTGCCTTATCCATACCAACCAATCCTGCTGCTACTAGTAATTTCATCGTGGGCATCAGTTTAGGAACGGCTACTGGAGGATCAGTTGCTACATTTAATGTTTCCAAGAATAAGCTTTCTGGTCTAAGTTCTACCGGGGCAGCTAATATCCGTGGGATGTCAATCTTCCCACTTGGAGGTTCTACATTGAATATTGATAACAATTTTGTTGCTGTCACATCAGACAATGCTTCTGCAACAGCTGTTTTTGGTATTCTTTTAGGAAATACAACTGGGGCTAATTACACTACAAACTTATACTTCAATTCTATTAGGTTAGGTGGATCAAGCAGCACTACAGGTGTTAGTGCCTACGGTATCTTCAAGGCTGATGCAAATACAAGCTCAGTATTCAATATGATGAATAACATATCTGTAGTAGATAGGGACAATGCAACCGGCATGTATTGGTCTAACACTACCGGTACTATATCAGCAGATCATAATAACTTCCATGGCTCTGGATTTGCAGCTAGTTTTGCGGCCGCAATACAAACATCTTCAACCACGCTCAATGGATACTCAAACGCTAATCTTGCTGCTTACAAAACAGCAATAGCTCCACAAGAGCAAAACACTACATTCAGTCCTGTAACTTTTGTGTCAAACACTGACCTGCATCTTGCACCTCCTTCTACTACCGATCCAACGCTGAAAGGAGTGCCAGTAACAGGTATCACTACAGATATTGATGATAACCCGCGTCCAGCTACTGCTCCTACCAAAGGTGCTGATGAGCCAGGAGGACCGGTTCCTGTACAGCTATTTACTTTCACTGGTGCAGCTAAAGGAACATACAATCAACTTCAGTGGGCTACTGCTTCTGAAAGTAATAATGCTGGCTTCCAGCTTCAGCGCTCTACAGATGGTGTTGACTTCCGTCCATTAGGTTTTGTTCCATCAAAATCTGATAATGGTAATTCTGCAGTTACGCTCAACTACAGCTTCGATGATATGAAACCTTTCTCTGCTAGTTCCTACTACAGGTTAAAGCAGGTAGATAAAGACGGCCGCTTCACTTACTCTAATATTGTAACAATAAAAGGTAAGGGCGTTACTACCGTTTCTATCAGCAATCTTTACCCTAACCCGGTTAAAGACAACTTCAATGTTGTAATTGGTACAGCTAAGAGCGGTAACCTTTCTGTTGTAGTAACAGATGCTGCAGGTAAGAATGTTCTTCAAAGAAATGTTTCTGTAAAAGAGGGAGATAATATCATTCCTTTCAATAGTGCTTCACTACAACCAGGTGTTTACATGATCCGCGTGGTTCACCAGGGAACACTGGAAACATCACAAGTTCAGTTTGTAAAGTAG
- a CDS encoding gliding motility-associated C-terminal domain-containing protein — translation MRVSFFLPFLLFISFTSWSQCTNPINTFPHFTNFEANNGNWTTGGIASDWTYGTPAKQIISRAASGTRCWIAGGLSATSYNNGENSWLMSPCYDFSTLTLPVVSFSIFWETENRWDGASLQYSIDGGNTWVRAGSVNDSSKCETENWFNHPNINGVGHGWSGSIKPTSGSCLGGGGSGEWVKAQNTFPALAGRSSVRFRFTFTAGTTCNNFDGFAIDDWEIKQYQPVTASFTSTCLSANTVAFEGVDGRCAINHSWNFGDPASGAANTATGVNPTHLYAAPGTYTVSYTTTILPGGPSTVTSIVTILQANTQVVSPIQCFGESNGVAQVNITGGRGPYFYQWNTSPAQTTPQASGLAAGTYDVTVSAQGACTAQASVTLQNPQPLSRTVNVTNSTCGLANGAASVTVSGGTAPYTYHWLPTGGTGSSANNLAPGNYQVQIKDANGCTQTANIQVQNSPALAVNFSNVNHAQCNGANNGSATANVAGGSGGYTYTWSPTGGNSASAVNLPAGTYTVSVTDAAGCTGSGQVVINQPAAIQTQTSFTHTTCANNNGTAAVAVTGGTAPYDFAWSPGGATTSAINGLAAGKYVVTVTDEQGCIAKDSVVINPSTKPTITGVAVTDINCYGQTTGAASASVSGGVTPYTYVWKSGTQSSNAASLQNAAAGDYQLLITDAAGCKDSSSFNIAAPPAMIIDFTASNTTCGFHNGSAAATVNGGVAPYSYQWNTGSTATAITGLRAGTYTFSVIDANGCTFSKSQEIASSVPLQVSLGGDTTVCPGSPIVLRPGAYATFLWSDGSTNATLEISTAGTYGVTVTSAEGCVASDSIVAKGECREIVFPTAFTPNGDGKNDFFRPLGTLSALSGYKLIVYNRWGQVVFQTNDPNKGWNGRFNSMEPPTGVYVWVAEYSFSGQPKKVLKGTILLMK, via the coding sequence ATGCGTGTTTCGTTTTTTTTGCCTTTCTTGTTATTCATAAGTTTTACAAGTTGGAGCCAATGCACTAATCCAATCAATACCTTTCCTCATTTCACCAATTTTGAAGCAAACAATGGCAACTGGACAACAGGAGGTATAGCTTCTGATTGGACTTATGGAACACCCGCCAAACAAATTATTTCACGTGCGGCCAGTGGTACACGTTGTTGGATTGCCGGTGGTTTGTCTGCCACTTCGTACAACAATGGCGAGAACTCGTGGCTCATGAGCCCGTGTTATGATTTTAGCACCCTTACGCTTCCGGTTGTCAGTTTCAGCATATTCTGGGAAACAGAAAACCGCTGGGATGGTGCCAGCCTGCAATATTCTATTGATGGTGGAAATACCTGGGTAAGGGCAGGGAGTGTAAACGATTCCAGCAAATGTGAAACTGAAAATTGGTTCAATCATCCAAACATCAATGGTGTTGGGCATGGGTGGTCGGGTAGTATCAAACCAACATCGGGCAGTTGCCTGGGTGGCGGTGGTAGTGGTGAATGGGTAAAGGCGCAAAATACTTTTCCTGCCTTGGCCGGAAGATCATCTGTCCGCTTTCGATTTACGTTTACAGCCGGTACCACCTGCAATAATTTTGATGGCTTTGCCATTGATGATTGGGAGATAAAGCAGTACCAGCCTGTAACAGCCAGCTTTACTAGTACCTGTCTTAGTGCAAATACAGTTGCTTTTGAAGGAGTAGACGGGCGCTGTGCCATCAATCATTCATGGAATTTTGGTGATCCCGCATCAGGAGCGGCCAACACTGCCACAGGCGTTAATCCCACTCACTTATATGCTGCACCGGGTACTTATACCGTTAGCTACACCACTACCATTCTACCGGGAGGACCGTCAACAGTAACCTCAATAGTTACTATTTTGCAGGCTAATACTCAGGTTGTTTCGCCCATACAATGTTTTGGTGAAAGTAACGGCGTAGCGCAAGTGAATATAACAGGAGGACGCGGTCCTTACTTTTACCAATGGAATACATCTCCGGCGCAAACAACTCCACAGGCAAGTGGACTGGCGGCCGGAACTTATGATGTGACGGTCTCTGCACAAGGTGCATGTACTGCGCAGGCTTCTGTGACACTTCAAAACCCGCAGCCTCTATCGCGTACTGTAAATGTAACAAACTCAACCTGTGGACTTGCCAATGGCGCAGCTTCAGTAACTGTATCAGGCGGAACTGCTCCTTATACTTACCATTGGTTACCAACAGGTGGAACAGGTTCTTCAGCAAATAACCTGGCGCCGGGTAATTACCAGGTACAAATAAAAGATGCAAATGGTTGTACACAAACAGCCAATATACAGGTACAAAATTCACCTGCACTTGCGGTTAATTTCTCAAATGTGAATCATGCTCAATGCAACGGTGCAAACAATGGATCAGCAACGGCAAATGTGGCGGGTGGTTCAGGAGGTTACACCTACACATGGAGTCCAACAGGAGGTAATAGTGCCAGTGCGGTTAATTTGCCCGCCGGTACTTATACTGTATCCGTAACGGATGCTGCCGGCTGTACCGGAAGCGGCCAGGTGGTAATAAACCAACCTGCAGCCATACAAACGCAAACGAGCTTTACCCATACAACCTGCGCTAATAATAATGGAACTGCAGCAGTAGCCGTTACGGGTGGTACTGCTCCTTATGATTTTGCATGGTCGCCAGGAGGAGCAACTACCAGTGCTATTAATGGATTGGCTGCAGGTAAATATGTTGTTACTGTTACAGATGAACAGGGTTGCATAGCAAAAGATAGCGTGGTGATTAATCCTTCCACAAAACCAACCATAACAGGTGTAGCAGTAACAGATATCAACTGCTATGGTCAAACTACCGGAGCCGCATCTGCTTCTGTATCTGGTGGTGTCACTCCGTATACTTATGTGTGGAAGAGTGGAACACAATCTTCAAATGCAGCTAGTTTACAAAATGCTGCTGCAGGAGATTATCAACTTTTGATCACTGATGCTGCGGGTTGTAAAGACTCAAGCAGTTTCAACATAGCAGCACCTCCTGCAATGATTATTGATTTCACAGCCAGCAATACGACCTGCGGGTTTCACAATGGAAGTGCTGCTGCTACAGTTAACGGCGGTGTAGCCCCCTATAGCTACCAATGGAATACCGGCTCAACTGCCACTGCTATAACCGGCTTGCGGGCCGGTACTTATACCTTTTCTGTTATTGATGCTAATGGATGCACTTTCAGTAAAAGCCAGGAGATTGCTTCGTCTGTTCCACTACAGGTTTCGTTGGGTGGTGATACTACTGTTTGCCCCGGCTCACCCATTGTCCTCAGGCCCGGTGCATACGCCACCTTTCTATGGAGTGATGGCAGCACCAATGCTACTTTAGAAATATCGACTGCAGGCACCTATGGTGTTACGGTTACCAGTGCAGAAGGTTGTGTAGCAAGCGACAGTATAGTAGCGAAAGGTGAATGTAGAGAGATAGTTTTTCCTACTGCCTTTACACCCAATGGTGATGGCAAAAATGATTTCTTCCGGCCGCTGGGTACGCTATCAGCTTTGTCTGGTTATAAACTCATAGTGTACAACCGGTGGGGACAGGTGGTTTTTCAAACCAATGATCCAAACAAGGGGTGGAATGGTAGGTTCAACAGCATGGAACCACCAACAGGTGTATATGTTTGGGTGGCAGAATATTCATTTAGTGGCCAGCCAAAGAAAGTACTGAAGGGCACCATACTGCTTATGAAGTAG
- a CDS encoding metal-dependent hydrolase, translating into MICSKQPAIDSLTHIVFGACMGDAIAGKQLGKKAMVIGAIANSLPDIDIINGLWMPTAKELYEHRGITHSLFFVVLSTIVLALLSQKVWKNKMDFGRWIALWGINIFIHIFIDTFNAYGTAWFEPFSSKRITFNTLFVADPLFSIGPLIAFLLLLFYKNNNPNRRRWIRNGFIASVVYLGFALTSKWIAAKGVKESLQSQQLDYQDYFTTPSPFNTLLWFSVAKDTSGYHVGYRSVFDTRPTPFTYFKQDKALLKEYEKREDIQYLQKFASDFYTVENRNDTMLFNVLRFGQIVGWHDPHEKFMLHYYINYPNDNDLVVQRGRFQRWNRETLASFLQRMAGK; encoded by the coding sequence ATAATTTGCAGTAAACAACCAGCTATCGACTCACTTACACATATTGTATTCGGCGCTTGCATGGGTGATGCCATTGCAGGCAAACAATTGGGCAAAAAAGCAATGGTCATTGGTGCCATTGCCAATAGTCTTCCTGATATAGATATCATCAACGGCTTGTGGATGCCTACAGCCAAAGAGCTGTACGAGCATCGAGGAATCACCCATTCATTGTTCTTTGTTGTTCTTTCTACCATTGTACTGGCGCTATTGTCGCAAAAAGTATGGAAAAATAAAATGGACTTTGGCAGGTGGATTGCGTTGTGGGGCATCAATATTTTCATTCACATCTTCATCGACACCTTCAATGCTTATGGCACCGCCTGGTTTGAGCCTTTCAGCAGCAAAAGAATAACTTTCAACACGTTGTTTGTTGCAGATCCACTTTTCTCCATCGGTCCGCTCATTGCTTTTTTGTTGCTGCTTTTTTATAAAAACAACAACCCAAACCGTAGGCGCTGGATACGCAATGGTTTTATTGCCTCAGTAGTATACCTCGGTTTTGCACTTACAAGTAAATGGATAGCGGCAAAAGGTGTAAAAGAAAGCCTGCAGTCGCAGCAACTGGATTACCAGGATTATTTTACCACACCTTCCCCTTTCAATACGCTCTTGTGGTTTTCGGTGGCTAAAGACACAAGCGGCTACCACGTTGGTTACCGCAGCGTATTTGACACCAGGCCTACTCCATTCACTTATTTCAAACAAGATAAAGCGCTGCTGAAGGAATATGAGAAACGGGAGGATATACAATACCTTCAAAAGTTTGCCAGTGATTTTTATACTGTAGAAAACAGGAACGACACAATGCTATTCAACGTGCTTAGGTTTGGCCAAATAGTAGGCTGGCACGATCCGCATGAGAAGTTTATGCTGCATTACTACATCAATTATCCAAACGATAATGACCTTGTTGTGCAGCGTGGCAGATTTCAACGATGGAATAGGGAAACATTAGCCAGCTTCTTACAGCGGATGGCTGGTAAATAA
- the pruA gene encoding L-glutamate gamma-semialdehyde dehydrogenase gives MNNGYFSYPMPANEPVLQYAPGSPERAALKKALAELKKKQIDVPMYIGSKLVKTGNKLPMNPPHEINHTLGYFHVGEEKHVRLAIDAALRAKEAWSNMSWESRAHIFLKAADLLATKYRPYINACTMLGQSKNAYQAEIDSACELIDFLRFNVYFLTEIYKQQPISSPGMHNRTEWRSLEGFVLAVTPFNFTAIAGNLPSSAAMCGNVVVWKPANSQVYSAQMIMRVFREAGLPDGVINLIYVDGPSVGNVCFSHPDFAGVHFTGSTGVFNHMWKTIGENIPRYKGYPRIVGETGGKDFVLAHKSADVDALVTALSRGAFEYQGQKCSAASRAYIPSNIAEEVKEKLIAQIKTMKMGSVEDFSNFVNAVIDEKSFDKIKGYIDNLKGDRKAKILVGGRCDKTEGYFIEPTVIEAKDPRYITMCEEIFGPVLTLHVYDADRYEEILEVIDSTSPYALTGAVLSQDRAAIELASNKLRHSAGNFYINDKPTGAVVGQQPFGGGRASGTNDKAGSMINLYRWLSARTVKETFNPPTDYKYPFLQEA, from the coding sequence ATGAACAATGGATATTTCAGCTACCCAATGCCGGCCAATGAGCCTGTACTTCAATATGCACCGGGAAGCCCCGAACGTGCAGCATTGAAAAAAGCGCTGGCGGAGCTGAAGAAAAAACAGATAGATGTACCGATGTATATTGGCAGCAAGCTGGTGAAAACAGGGAACAAGCTCCCGATGAACCCGCCTCACGAAATCAATCATACACTTGGATATTTTCATGTGGGAGAAGAAAAGCATGTGCGCCTGGCAATAGATGCGGCTCTTCGCGCTAAAGAAGCCTGGAGCAATATGAGCTGGGAAAGCAGGGCACACATCTTCTTAAAAGCTGCTGACTTGTTGGCGACAAAATATCGTCCATATATAAATGCGTGCACCATGCTTGGGCAAAGCAAGAATGCTTACCAGGCAGAGATAGACAGTGCATGCGAGCTGATCGATTTTCTTCGTTTCAATGTTTACTTCCTTACTGAGATATACAAGCAGCAGCCAATCTCCAGCCCAGGTATGCACAACCGTACTGAATGGCGTTCATTGGAAGGATTTGTGCTGGCAGTGACTCCTTTCAACTTCACGGCTATTGCAGGTAATCTTCCATCAAGTGCTGCTATGTGCGGTAATGTGGTGGTTTGGAAACCAGCTAATAGCCAGGTATACTCTGCACAAATGATCATGCGCGTTTTCCGCGAAGCTGGTCTGCCTGATGGTGTTATTAATCTTATTTATGTTGATGGACCTTCAGTAGGAAATGTATGTTTTAGTCATCCTGATTTTGCGGGTGTACATTTCACTGGTTCTACTGGTGTATTCAATCATATGTGGAAGACGATCGGTGAAAACATTCCGCGTTACAAAGGCTATCCGCGTATAGTAGGAGAGACAGGCGGAAAAGACTTTGTGCTGGCGCATAAAAGTGCTGATGTAGATGCACTGGTTACGGCACTTTCTCGTGGTGCTTTTGAATACCAGGGGCAGAAGTGTAGTGCTGCATCGCGTGCATATATACCTAGCAACATAGCTGAAGAAGTAAAAGAGAAGCTGATCGCGCAGATCAAGACAATGAAGATGGGCTCGGTAGAAGATTTTAGCAATTTTGTGAACGCGGTAATTGATGAGAAGAGCTTTGATAAGATCAAAGGCTATATAGACAACTTGAAAGGCGACAGGAAAGCTAAGATATTGGTTGGCGGACGTTGTGATAAAACGGAAGGTTATTTCATTGAACCTACTGTTATTGAAGCTAAAGATCCGCGCTACATCACCATGTGCGAGGAGATCTTTGGGCCGGTGCTGACGCTACACGTATACGATGCTGATCGCTACGAAGAGATACTGGAAGTGATTGACTCTACCTCGCCTTATGCATTGACAGGTGCGGTGCTTTCGCAAGACAGGGCAGCAATAGAACTGGCTTCAAATAAGCTGCGTCATTCTGCTGGTAACTTCTACATCAACGATAAACCTACTGGTGCAGTAGTAGGACAACAACCTTTTGGTGGTGGCCGTGCAAGTGGTACTAATGATAAGGCTGGTAGTATGATTAACCTGTATCGTTGGTTGAGTGCAAGAACAGTGAAAGAAACTTTCAATCCTCCAACAGATTACAAGTATCCTTTCCTGCAGGAGGCATAG
- a CDS encoding MFS transporter, translating to MSEATATNNLQKTRSKLRWTTTVFFFISGVVTATWASRIPEMQQKFRLNDAEWGMVLFAMSIGLAAGLSVASWLVEKFSSPRMMTISGIIYLILLCLLAVSPTVLTLAITLFLFGVSRNITNLANNTNSVEVQRLYKKPVLARFHGIWSLACLAAAALGTLFINLNIEPFYHFLILAVASVLLILLFKRRTKRLQAVAPGRKPFFIKPDRYLFLLGLIALCGMMCEGVMFDWSVNYYVKVVNPDKAYVTAGYTAFIITMSAGRFVGDKLIEKLGPVRLLMINGIMITSGFYVVVMFPQVVAATLGFLLIGAGISIVVPLLFILAGRTDKMPANYAIASVTLIGYIGFLSGPLVVGSITEAYGMQVAFAVIGLVAAGISIIAWYMKKNALVV from the coding sequence ATGAGTGAAGCGACAGCAACAAATAATTTACAGAAGACGCGGAGCAAACTTCGGTGGACGACCACTGTTTTCTTTTTTATATCGGGAGTAGTTACTGCTACATGGGCATCACGCATACCCGAGATGCAGCAAAAGTTCAGGCTAAATGATGCAGAATGGGGGATGGTGCTGTTTGCTATGTCAATTGGGTTGGCAGCAGGCTTGTCAGTAGCCAGTTGGCTGGTAGAAAAATTCAGTTCACCGCGTATGATGACAATTAGTGGTATCATATACCTGATACTGCTTTGCCTCTTAGCTGTATCGCCAACTGTGCTTACACTGGCGATCACCTTGTTCTTGTTTGGTGTGTCGCGAAACATTACTAACCTGGCCAACAATACCAATTCGGTAGAAGTACAGCGACTGTACAAAAAGCCGGTGCTGGCAAGGTTTCATGGCATCTGGAGTTTGGCATGCCTGGCTGCGGCTGCGCTGGGCACCTTGTTCATCAACCTGAATATTGAACCATTTTATCATTTTCTAATATTGGCCGTTGCTTCTGTTTTGCTCATCCTTTTGTTTAAAAGGCGGACAAAAAGACTTCAGGCAGTTGCACCTGGAAGAAAGCCTTTCTTTATAAAGCCGGATAGGTACCTGTTCCTGCTGGGCCTTATAGCGCTGTGCGGTATGATGTGCGAAGGCGTAATGTTTGACTGGAGCGTGAATTATTATGTAAAGGTGGTAAACCCTGATAAAGCTTATGTGACGGCGGGTTATACTGCTTTCATCATCACCATGTCTGCCGGAAGATTTGTGGGAGATAAATTGATTGAAAAGCTCGGGCCGGTAAGACTGTTGATGATCAACGGCATCATGATCACAAGTGGTTTTTACGTGGTTGTAATGTTTCCGCAGGTAGTAGCTGCTACACTTGGCTTCCTGCTGATAGGTGCTGGAATTTCAATAGTTGTTCCTTTGTTGTTTATCCTTGCTGGCCGAACAGATAAAATGCCGGCTAATTATGCCATTGCTTCTGTAACACTTATTGGTTATATAGGTTTCTTGTCAGGACCATTAGTAGTAGGAAGTATAACCGAAGCGTATGGTATGCAGGTGGCTTTTGCAGTTATAGGATTAGTGGCTGCTGGTATTTCCATTATAGCCTGGTATATGAAGAAAAATGCGCTGGTGGTTTAA
- a CDS encoding ferritin, with protein MLSNVMKDALNRQVLMEAQSSQAYLAMASWAEIQPGLKGVTKFFFQHSDEERMHMLKLIHYINERGGYAIIPALAQPALTYVSLKKAFEELLKHELAVSDSINELVDLSLKEKDYATHNFLQWYVMEQMEEERLARECNDKLEMIGDDKSGLYLFDRDIMTMEQD; from the coding sequence ATGTTATCGAACGTTATGAAAGATGCTTTGAACAGGCAGGTTCTCATGGAGGCGCAAAGTTCACAGGCTTACCTGGCTATGGCCAGTTGGGCAGAAATACAACCTGGGCTTAAAGGTGTTACCAAATTCTTTTTCCAGCACAGCGATGAAGAAAGAATGCATATGCTTAAACTAATTCACTACATCAACGAACGTGGTGGTTATGCAATTATACCAGCATTGGCGCAGCCGGCATTGACATATGTTTCTCTAAAGAAAGCATTTGAAGAACTGCTAAAACATGAACTGGCAGTTAGTGACAGCATCAACGAGCTGGTAGATCTATCGCTGAAAGAAAAGGATTATGCGACACATAATTTCCTGCAGTGGTATGTAATGGAGCAAATGGAAGAAGAACGGCTGGCGCGTGAATGCAACGATAAACTGGAAATGATCGGCGACGATAAAAGCGGCCTCTACCTGTTCGACAGGGACATTATGACCATGGAACAGGATTAA
- the pyrR gene encoding bifunctional pyr operon transcriptional regulator/uracil phosphoribosyltransferase PyrR: MKTILSEQQIALTIQRLAHQVLENHLDLENTVIIGLQPRGIYVSDKIVAQLQKNLPGKQVQYGLLDITFYRDDVRRSLHVPNETSINFSIEDKKVILIDDVLYTGRTIRAALDALLDFGRPAKVELCVLIDRRFSRQLPIQPDYVGKVIDALITEKVKVLWKERDELTEVIITK; the protein is encoded by the coding sequence TTGAAAACCATTCTCTCTGAACAACAAATAGCCCTAACCATACAGCGCCTGGCGCACCAGGTTTTGGAGAACCACCTAGACCTGGAGAATACGGTGATCATAGGCTTGCAGCCCCGCGGTATCTATGTTAGCGATAAAATTGTGGCTCAGCTTCAAAAGAACCTGCCTGGTAAACAGGTGCAATATGGCTTGCTTGATATCACTTTTTACCGCGATGATGTAAGAAGAAGTTTGCATGTGCCAAATGAAACCTCCATCAACTTTAGCATAGAAGATAAGAAGGTGATACTGATAGACGATGTATTATATACCGGCAGGACCATTCGAGCAGCGTTGGATGCCTTGCTTGATTTTGGACGTCCTGCAAAGGTGGAGCTTTGTGTACTCATTGACAGGCGTTTTAGTCGCCAGCTTCCTATACAACCAGATTACGTGGGTAAAGTGATTGACGCACTCATTACTGAAAAAGTAAAAGTGCTATGGAAAGAAAGAGATGAACTTACTGAAGTCATCATCACCAAGTAA
- a CDS encoding aspartate carbamoyltransferase catalytic subunit, with product MKLSTRHLLGIKDLQPQDIRLILDTAKQFKEVLQRPIKKVPSLRDVTIVNLFFENSTRTRISFELAEKRLSADTINFTTSSSSVAKGETMLDTVNNILSMKVDMVVMRHSASGAPHFLAKHIPAAIVNAGDGINEHPTQALLDALSIEEATGGLEGKKIAIIGDIMHSRVALSNIYLLTKMGAEVTVAGPPTLIPVYLKEALGINVTYNVREALQWCDVANVLRIQLERQNQPLFSSLREYNQAYGITRKMLDSIGKKITIMHPGPINRGVELDSDVADGSDSIILQQVENGVAVRMAVLYLLAGRES from the coding sequence ATGAAATTATCTACGCGCCACCTACTTGGTATAAAAGATCTGCAACCTCAGGATATTCGTTTGATTCTTGACACTGCCAAACAATTCAAAGAAGTTTTACAAAGACCTATTAAAAAAGTTCCGTCGCTACGCGATGTGACCATAGTGAACCTGTTCTTTGAAAACTCTACCCGCACACGTATTTCGTTTGAGCTTGCTGAAAAGCGTTTGAGTGCAGATACGATCAATTTTACCACCAGTTCTTCTTCTGTAGCAAAAGGAGAGACCATGCTAGATACGGTGAACAATATCTTAAGTATGAAGGTAGATATGGTAGTGATGCGACACAGTGCAAGCGGAGCACCGCATTTTTTGGCCAAGCATATACCTGCTGCCATTGTAAATGCAGGTGATGGAATAAATGAACATCCCACGCAGGCACTGCTCGATGCATTAAGTATAGAAGAAGCAACAGGCGGATTAGAAGGAAAGAAGATCGCGATCATTGGCGACATCATGCATAGTCGCGTGGCATTAAGCAATATTTACCTGCTTACTAAAATGGGTGCAGAAGTAACTGTAGCTGGTCCGCCTACTTTGATACCGGTTTACCTAAAAGAGGCATTGGGCATCAATGTAACATACAATGTTCGTGAAGCGCTGCAGTGGTGCGATGTAGCCAATGTTTTGCGTATTCAGTTGGAGCGTCAAAACCAGCCACTGTTCTCGTCGCTGCGTGAGTACAACCAGGCATATGGCATTACCAGGAAAATGCTTGATAGCATTGGCAAAAAGATCACCATCATGCACCCTGGCCCAATAAACCGTGGTGTAGAATTGGATAGTGATGTAGCAGATGGCAGCGACAGCATTATACTACAGCAGGTAGAGAATGGTGTAGCAGTAAGAATGGCTGTGTTGTATTTGCTGGCAGGAAGAGAAAGCTAA